A stretch of DNA from Brevibacillus ruminantium:
CCGTCCTGGCTTCATATCCAGGCTCCTCCATCGCCGTGTAGCTATACTCCATCTGGGCAAACGGGTCTTCCACCGCAAATTCTTCGCCCAGCCGATGTTCTACATATTCTTGAAAGGTCGTCTGCTGCATGTTCTCCTCTCCCAGCTCAGGCAGAACTGTGGAAATGTAGCTGTTGAACATGGGGTTGGGAGAAAACAGCACGATTTGCTCGGATTGCAAGGTCCCCCGATAGCGGTACAGCAAATAGGCGACGCGCTGCAAGGCCGCAGATGTTTTGCCGCTGCCTGCTGCCCCTTGAACGATCAGGAGCCGATTCTTCACGTTGCGGATAATCCGGTTCTGTTCTTTCTGGATCGTGGCGACGATGCTTTTCATCTGGCCATCTGCCTGCTTGCCAAGGACTTCCTGCAAAAGCTCATCGCCAATCGTCACACCCGTATCAAACATGGACGTCAGCTCGCCATCGCGAATGATGAATTGCCGCTTCAGCTCCATCGTCCCCTGGATCAGGCCGGCCGGTGTCTCGTACTCGGCTGGACCCGGCGAATAATCATAGTACAGGCTGGAGACAGGAGCACGCCAATCGTAGACAAGAAACTCTTCTTCCTTCTCATCGAGAAAAGAGCCAATCCCGAGATAGATCTGTTCAGCCCCTCGTTCCCCTGCCTCACGAAAGTCGATACGGCCGAAATAGGGTGATTTTTGCAAGCGAATCAGCGTTTTCAACTGATTTTGCGCGTGTCGATGTATCCGTTCACGCTCGGAGAGCACCTCCGCCTGCTGCTTGATGCTGGCGTAGGTTTCAACCGCCTCGATATCATCTTCAAAGTTCACGGTTACATCGTCCCAGAAATTCCTGCGGATTTGCACAATATCCTCTTTTACATCACTGACATGCTTTTGCAGGAATTCGATGCGCCGAGAGATTTCACCAACGACCCGCTGAACGCGCTCCTCTTCTGCCTGTCTTTCTCGGTCTTCCATGCTATAATACCTCTCCTTTCGCCCTGTTTCTTTCTTTTGCGAGATGGGTTTGACAAACCGCTTCTACTGTGATAAGATATTATTGGGAAATTGTTTTTGAATATCACAGAAGAGTGCAATCAACTCCCATTGTATCACAGGGGATCGGTGATTGCAATTTCGGCTTTCCTTTTTTTGATGGGAAATACATGACAAATAGACAGCAAAACGGAGGCGTTCGCGTAGGAACGGCTCCGTTTTTTTTGTGCGTTATTTAACGTAATCAGCCAGAAGTCCTTTAACATAAAGCGGAGGTGGAGGGGGGTGTTCGTTCACATGTCAGTGGATGTTCCTGAAACGATGGTTTCAGAGGATGACTTCAACTCACGGGGAATCCCCGCACTTCTTGGGCTCAAGCGGAATACGCTGTCAGGGTAAACATCCCATGGAGGTTATGCAAATGATCCCGATGTACCCCTATTACTCAAGCCGTTTCGAGTGTGAAATACTGCCGATAACCTTTCCTCCCCAGCACCAAGACCGTCAGCCTGGGCTGGAATACCTGATGGTTCCCCGTCCCATCTCGGAAAACCCCAGCTACCAGGGCTCCGGAAAATTACAGGATAAAGTGGCGATCATTACAGGGGGAGACAGTGGAATCGGGCGAGCCGTCTCCATCACATTTGCCAAGGAGGGCGCTGACGTGGTGATCGTCTATTTGTATGAGCACGAGGACGCCGAAGAAACCAGACAACGCGTGGAAGCACTCGGGAGACGCTGTCTGGCGATTGCCGGCGACCTTCGTTATCCCGAAACCTCTGCAGAGGTGGTGGACCATACCCTCGAACGGTTGGGCCCACCGGATATCCTGGTCAACAACTGCGGTGTTCAATTCCCCCAGGACAGCATTCTGGACATCTCGAACGAACAGTTGGAAGACACGTTTCGCACCAATCTGTTCTCCTTCTTTTATATGACGAAGGCCGCACTGCCCCACATGGATTCGGGAAGCAGCATTATCAATACGGCCTCCGTCACGGCCTATGCTGGCGCAAAAAATCTGATCGATTACTCTTCTACAAAAGGGGGAATCGTTTCCTTTACCCGTTCCCTTTCTTTGTCACTGGTGAGTCAAGGCATCCGGGTCAATGCAGTGGCACCCGGCCCGATCTGGACCCCGCTGATCCCTTCCAGTTACTCTGCCGAATACGTCTCGACCTTTGGACTGAAAACCCCGATGAAACGGGCCGGTCAACCCTTTGAGCTGGCTCCCGCGTATGTCTATCTCGCCTCGGATGACTCCAGCTTCGTCAGCGGCCAGGTTCTCCATGTAAATGGAGGCATCATGACCTCTTCCTAATGATGATCATCAACCAACACTTTTGCTGCCTTTGCTCCTGTTCCATCGTTTGTTTTCGACGGGGACAGGAGTACTTCTTTTTCCCGAGTCATTACAATCTCGTAACATCGATCGCTGACAGCGTCCATTTGATTAGACCCAGTCTCGATTCTTTCTATGTTTCCTTTCTTTTAAACTTCTCCGGCTGCTCCACATAGCTTTCGAGAATGTATCCGCAATCCGTACAGATGATATGAATCAACGCGGAATTGAAGGAGAAAATTTTGTCCATGGGAGCGACGGAGGCATAGCCGCTCTGTTTTCCTCTGCCCCATTGAGAGCTTTTGCACTTGGGACAAATCACGTCTGTTTGTTCCATTACCTCATCCTCCTTTTTCAACTCAGATATTGTATAGCATAACGTAAAAAGAGTGGGTATTCCTATCATTCTTCCCAAAACATCCCACCATTCATCTATAATAGAGAAAAGAGTAAAGGAGGGAATCTTTTGAAAAAGGGAATCATTTTCTTTCTATTTCTCGTGATGCTTTTCTCTGTACTGCCCGTTTCGTGGGCTCATCCCGGCAGGACCGATGCAAACGGTGGGCATACCTGCCGCACAAATTGTGAAAAATGGGGGCTCCGCTATGGAGAATACCACTACCATAATGGTGGAAGCAGCACGCCAAAAAGCACTTCGACTCCCCAGACGAACAAGCAGACCGATCCGAGCCCACAGCAGCCAGCCAAGCCTGCGCCTGTAATCGTACCGATCATTGCTGTCGACAAAGCCACGGTCTACATTCAACCTGTACAGCATGAGGATTATGTGATTGGACAACTGGATTATGGTGTTATTGCCCAGGATCAGGGCAGTATAGAGGGCTGGGTTACCTATCACTTTGTGGACGGTCGCATCGGTTACATTCCGAAAACGGTCATGACCACGTATGAAGCCATTACACCCAAAACGATAACGATTCAAGTAGAAAAAGCCTACGTTTTCTCCACTCCCTCTACCACAGGGAATGCAAACGGTTCACTTGCCAAACAAGCAACGGTACAAGCCCTTGGGAAAAATGGAGACTGGTTTTATATCTCGGCTACGAACGCCGAAGGCCAGACGATAAAGGGGTTTGTCTCCTCGACCGTAGCTTGGTGACGAAAGTAAGAGAGCGGCGCAAAAGTCTCCCCGCACTGTATCTTGCGGAAAGACTCAGCGCCCTTTTCTATGAGTGAAACACTCGCTTTTCCCTAATCCTTGTAAGGATCAAATTCATTTTCCCCCGCCATACAGACGCCGATCGGTTTCAAGACATGAAGAATCTCCAGCGTATTCTCATGCGCTTTCAGCACTTCAGACAGCTTTTTGTAAACAAAGGGACTTTCATCTGTGCCGGCTCCGCGCAGCTCGACGCCAAATTCACGGATGGCCTGCTTCATTTGCTCTTTGGTGATCTTGCCGCCACTGCGCTTCCGCGTCTTCCAGTTCATCCGTCCGGCTGCTTCCGTCCGGCTCATGATGCGGCCAGCGCCGTGTACCGTGCTGTAGAAAGCGTCTTTGTTTTCCTGCGAGTCCACGCCTTTCACGATCACAGACCGATCCCCCATGCTCCCGCCAATAAAGCCGAGCTGTCCCGGTGCCGAAGGTGTAGCTCCTTTTCTGACAACGACATACTCTTTCCCCTGATGCTCTTCCTTCCAGGCGAAATTATGATGGTTGTGGACCTCGAAGGTAGCCTCGGCGCCGAGTATGTCCAGCACCTGTTTAATCACAAAGTCGCGGCCAGCATAGGCGTATTTGCCAGCCAGCGTCATTGCATCGAAATACATCTCGCCCAGCTCGCTGTTCAGATCGAACAAGCTCGGCGGCTGGTCCATACTCTCCCCAGGCGCTTTGTCGGAAAATTTCCGGCCACTGGCCAGATTCAGAAAGCCGCTGGCCGTCTTGTGTCCGAAGCCTCGGCTGCCAAAATGATTGGCCACCCATACCATTCCTGTCGTTTCTTCCACAAAAAGATCGACGAAATGATTGCCGCTGCCCACAGTACCCAGCTGGCTTTTTGCCAGAGCTTTCAAGGAGTCATGCTCGTGTTTGCCAAACTGCTGATAGATATACCACGCGTCGTCCTCAAACAATTCATGCTCTACCCTCTCTTTGTTAACCCGACCGATGCCAAAGGAAATCTGCTTCGCAATCTGATCCATGATCGCAGAGATTTTGTCCTTAATCTCATCGTAATGGAGATTGGTCCGCACTGCTTTGTTGCCGCAGGCGATGTCATACCCGACACCGGAGGGAGAGATTTGTCCGTCGTAGACAACCACTCCTCCCACGGGCTGAGAGTATCCTTTATGATGATCGGCCATCAGCAAAACCTGGACGACATTGCCGTGCCGTGAGCAGGTTACCGCCTGGGATACGGCATTTTCCAGCGGCGTTCCCCAGACTCTTATACTGTCAATCGTTTGATACATGGTTCTCTTCTCCTTTTCTTTCTTGCCACACACTTTCCCTTTCGAAAACATAAAGCCGCCCATGGGCTGGCGGATTCAGCTTTGGTCCCAGGAATCCCCGCCTTAATAGTTCTTTGCGCATATACATCATCAGCGCCGCGTGTCCGACGATCAGAATCACCTCTTCTCCCTGGCCCAAGATTTCGTCTAACACGCGAGCGATTCTAGTCGAACCACATTTCATGAATGTAGGAATTGCCGAAAGAGCTGCAAAGGCCGCAATGGCTGGTCGTAAAGCTGACTGGTGAATGTCGCCACCCAACCTTCCTCCGGTACCACGATGATAAATTGTCCGCCATACCCCAGCGCAAAGTAGGTGAAGGGGTGCTGCAACGTCTTGTTTTCATCCGTCAGCATCCACCAATGATATCCGTAGGCTCCGATCTGCTTATAGGTAAGATAGCGCGGAGCGGTGGATGCGCTGACCCATCCTGCCGGCAGAATCTGCCTCTCCTTCCACACGCCGTTTTGCTTCATAAGCAGGCCAAGCTTCAGCATGTCCTGGGCTTTGAGCGACAGACCAAAACCGCCGATGACGATGCCTTTGGCGTCAGCGTGCCAGGTAAACTCCTCGATCCCCAGCGGGCAAAACAAGTGCTGCGCCGCGTAACTCGCGAGATTTTTGCCCGTGGCATTCTGCATGATCGCACTCAGCAGATGGGAACAGCCGGAACTGTAATACATTTGTGTGCCAGGAGGTTCCACCCGCTCCCGCTCAAGCACAAAACGAACCCAATCCTTGCTGTTGATCATCGGAAAGGGACGCCCTCCCCACGCGCCGAACTCCGGCCAGTCAAAGCCGGGTGTCATCGTAAGAAGATGCTCCAGCGTGATTCCTTGCAGCCGCTCCCCCCACTTTGGAAAGTACACAGAGATCGGGACATCGATCCCCGCAAGCTCCCCGCGACCGATCGCAATGCTCACCAGCATGGAGAGAACACTTTTGGAAACCGAATTGATCTTATGCTGCTTTTCGATCATCTTTTTGTTCTTGTAGTACTGGAAAACGGGCGTCTGTCCCCGGGCGATCAGACAGGTATCAATCTTTTCCTTTTTTAGCCGTTGTTCAAGCGCATCGAAATCAAATGCCCCGGAACGTCTTTCGGTCGGTCCTGTACAATCTGTCATGGCAGCCTCCTCACTCTTTCTGAACCGTCATCAGGTTGCCGATGGAAGCCTCCGAAACCGACCTCTGCCCCTCTTTCGAACTCCAGCTAACCGTGACATAGGAAGACCGAAAGATGCTGCGGATTGATTCCTGATCCAGTCCCGTGGCATCAAAAATGACTGATTGCTCGTGGATGGCATATGCCTCGCTGCCGATATTATTTTGCTGAAAAGCACTGCCGGCAATGACCCTCGTTTGATCATATCGGTTGACGATCGCAGACAAATCGGGAATCTCCAGCTTTCTGTCCACGGCGCTTTTGGAATCGTCCAGGCGCAAGTTGACCTCCAGCTTTCGAAAGTCTCTCTGCTCCGCAGCTTGCGCTTTGACAGCCGCAAGCTCTGATTGGGTTGGGGTGCTGAGGAGGACCTGAATCGTTACCTTCGGCCTTTCTTTGCCCCAGCCAAATGTGAACATCATGAGTACGGCAATGGCCCAAAGGGCGATAATCAGCTTTTTCCTCATCCGTTTCTCCCCCTTTTTGCAGTCCGTCCTCACCTCTCCTAATCCCGTTGCTCACTTTTCTGGATAAATACCTCCAGGCTTCGAAAGATAAAGAGCAGCAGTTCGCAAATCAGCTTCCAGAAAAATACGGCCACGACGTAAAACAGAGCCCCGATCAGAATTCCCAGGAAGTAATTTTCCGTCCTCATCGGCATGTACTGGGTGCCTGTAAAGGTTTCTGACGTGTAGGAAAACATGAGCGAAGTAAGCTGGACAACCTCGATCGTATACCAAAAAATCGGCAGGATGCCGATGAGAAACAGCCAGCGGATTGTCTGCTTTGCCGTCCATTCCCCAAACGTAAAAAAGCTTCGAAACATGGCGCTCACCGCACTTTCTTGGAATATTCGCAGTAGGCAGTATAATACCATTTTTTTCTCGTTTTACCAAACAGGGATTCTCAACAACACCCAAATATTCCCAATAACCCCATTTTGAGATAAAAAAGTTTTAGGCCTGTTCATACAGCATTCAATAAGAAGACGATACACAAGGTAAACAAAAAACGCCTCCTCCTGTTTTCAGGCGAAGACGTTCTTCATGCAACATTTCACAGATCAATCGCTGTTTGATTGAGGACTTCCGCTGTTGTCGCAACACGATGCATGGCGCTGCCAATATTCTCAATCGCCTGTACAAGCGCTTTCATATCTCTTTCTACGAAAACGATCTGATTGAGGCTGCCTTCCATCGATTCCACGATCTCATGAAACTTGGCACCGGTTTGCACGGACCGCTTTTCCCCTGATTCTACCAGTTGTTGCACTTGGATAATCGAATGGACGACCATGGCGGTCAGCTCCGTCGATTTTACAATCAGTCCGCGAATTTGGTCGACGGATTGCCTGGACTGCTCGGCCAGCTTGCGCACTTCCGCCGCTACGACTGCGAAGCCGCGTCCCTGCTCACCCGCTCGCGCCGCTTCAATCGCCGCATTGAGGGCCAGCAGATTGGTTCGGTCCGCGATTTGCTGAACCAGTGCCACGATCTGCTGAATTTCATGGGAAGACTGGTTTAACTGGTCGATTACGACGTGAATCTCCGAGGTACTGCGGTGAATTTGAGAGATTTGCCACGTCAGCTCCTCGACTGTCTCCTTCCCCTGGCTGGCGTTCAGCTCGGTGTGTCGCGCTTTTTCCAAGCTGAATTCAATCGACTTGTTTACCTCTACAGAGCTGGCCACCACCTGATGGATCGAAGCACTGGTCTCTTCGGTCAAGGCCGCAAGCTCAGCACTGACATCAGAGATTTTGGCTCGCACCTCATCCTTGACCCGCTGGTACTGCTGCTCCGTTTGGCGAGTATTTTCCTTTTCATACTCTTCCAGCACAAGCTGTTGTTCCAGGTTCAGCATTTTGGCAATCGCTTTGCCCACTTTCATGCTCTCCTCTTTGGTAGCCAAATGCTGTTCCATCAGGCTCAGCAGCGTATGCTGCACATTTTGGAAAGCGGCTATGTACCATTTCGGCTCCAGACCGATTCTGACATGCATACGAGCGACCATCAACCGTTTCCGAACCCAGCTTTCATCGATCTGACCGTCAAACATCTCGACCAAATGCCTTTGCAGGGTTTTTCTCAATTGGTCGACGGTACTGAATCGCTCAATCATATCTTTTAGATGCGGCACTTGCAA
This window harbors:
- a CDS encoding SDR family oxidoreductase, whose protein sequence is MIPMYPYYSSRFECEILPITFPPQHQDRQPGLEYLMVPRPISENPSYQGSGKLQDKVAIITGGDSGIGRAVSITFAKEGADVVIVYLYEHEDAEETRQRVEALGRRCLAIAGDLRYPETSAEVVDHTLERLGPPDILVNNCGVQFPQDSILDISNEQLEDTFRTNLFSFFYMTKAALPHMDSGSSIINTASVTAYAGAKNLIDYSSTKGGIVSFTRSLSLSLVSQGIRVNAVAPGPIWTPLIPSSYSAEYVSTFGLKTPMKRAGQPFELAPAYVYLASDDSSFVSGQVLHVNGGIMTSS
- a CDS encoding transcription initiation factor TFIIIB gives rise to the protein MEQTDVICPKCKSSQWGRGKQSGYASVAPMDKIFSFNSALIHIICTDCGYILESYVEQPEKFKRKET
- a CDS encoding YHYH domain-containing protein; translation: MKKGIIFFLFLVMLFSVLPVSWAHPGRTDANGGHTCRTNCEKWGLRYGEYHYHNGGSSTPKSTSTPQTNKQTDPSPQQPAKPAPVIVPIIAVDKATVYIQPVQHEDYVIGQLDYGVIAQDQGSIEGWVTYHFVDGRIGYIPKTVMTTYEAITPKTITIQVEKAYVFSTPSTTGNANGSLAKQATVQALGKNGDWFYISATNAEGQTIKGFVSSTVAW
- a CDS encoding RtcB family protein; translation: MYQTIDSIRVWGTPLENAVSQAVTCSRHGNVVQVLLMADHHKGYSQPVGGVVVYDGQISPSGVGYDIACGNKAVRTNLHYDEIKDKISAIMDQIAKQISFGIGRVNKERVEHELFEDDAWYIYQQFGKHEHDSLKALAKSQLGTVGSGNHFVDLFVEETTGMVWVANHFGSRGFGHKTASGFLNLASGRKFSDKAPGESMDQPPSLFDLNSELGEMYFDAMTLAGKYAYAGRDFVIKQVLDILGAEATFEVHNHHNFAWKEEHQGKEYVVVRKGATPSAPGQLGFIGGSMGDRSVIVKGVDSQENKDAFYSTVHGAGRIMSRTEAAGRMNWKTRKRSGGKITKEQMKQAIREFGVELRGAGTDESPFVYKKLSEVLKAHENTLEILHVLKPIGVCMAGENEFDPYKD
- a CDS encoding serine hydrolase domain-containing protein, with amino-acid sequence MTDCTGPTERRSGAFDFDALEQRLKKEKIDTCLIARGQTPVFQYYKNKKMIEKQHKINSVSKSVLSMLVSIAIGRGELAGIDVPISVYFPKWGERLQGITLEHLLTMTPGFDWPEFGAWGGRPFPMINSKDWVRFVLERERVEPPGTQMYYSSGCSHLLSAIMQNATGKNLASYAAQHLFCPLGIEEFTWHADAKGIVIGGFGLSLKAQDMLKLGLLMKQNGVWKERQILPAGWVSASTAPRYLTYKQIGAYGYHWWMLTDENKTLQHPFTYFALGYGGQFIIVVPEEGWVATFTSQLYDQPLRPLQLFRQFLHS
- a CDS encoding globin-coupled sensor protein, with product MFRLFHGKRNAEAIDLHALRDFVGTISVQDFPELSAQMKMIDLTKEDVALIRSLKPLVEAHSEQLVASFYQAVLQVPHLKDMIERFSTVDQLRKTLQRHLVEMFDGQIDESWVRKRLMVARMHVRIGLEPKWYIAAFQNVQHTLLSLMEQHLATKEESMKVGKAIAKMLNLEQQLVLEEYEKENTRQTEQQYQRVKDEVRAKISDVSAELAALTEETSASIHQVVASSVEVNKSIEFSLEKARHTELNASQGKETVEELTWQISQIHRSTSEIHVVIDQLNQSSHEIQQIVALVQQIADRTNLLALNAAIEAARAGEQGRGFAVVAAEVRKLAEQSRQSVDQIRGLIVKSTELTAMVVHSIIQVQQLVESGEKRSVQTGAKFHEIVESMEGSLNQIVFVERDMKALVQAIENIGSAMHRVATTAEVLNQTAIDL